CCTTTGGGTAAGTGTTTTTCTGCATATCGCCAAAACAATGCCGTAAAGTTTTTACCTAAAACCCGTGCCGTTCGTGGCAGCAATTCGCGTACTTCTCCCAGCCGCTTCCACTTGAGAGAATTGGCGAAGATACTGACTTCTTTTGCAGAAACTTCGGCTAATTGCTGTGCTTCATCACCACTAAGTCCCAACTCTGCACCAACAACCTGCGGGTTAGCAAAAAAACGCTCTCTGAACTCAGTATTGGTGTAAATTTGGGCTAAAACTTGCTGGGTTTGTGCTAACCCCATCTTCCACGACTCCTACCAATTTCTCGTGCTTTTGCTAATTCTTCTGTCAACTCTGCAAAGGGTGGTAAATTTTCATCCCTTTCTAGGACGATTCCTTTTACTGATACACGCGCAACAACTTCATCCATAAGTTGCCACACTTCCAAAGGTGTTGACTGAGAATGGCTATCAATCAATATACCGTCATGCCAATGTCCACCAACAAAATGCAATTGTACGATGCGTTCCCAAGGTAATTGCTGCAAAAAGTCATGCACATCATAGCCGTAATTCATGGCATTGGTGTAAAGATTCGTGACATCCAACAGCAACCCACAATCACAACGTTCTACAACTTCTGTTAAAAACTGTGCCTCTGTCATTTGGGCCCCTGGAAGCGCCACCATATAGGTAATATTTTCCAAAATTAATGGCACATCAACCCAGCGGCGCACTTCGGCAATGTTGCGACAAAGGACTTCCACGGCTTCCTTGGTGTAGGGTAGCGGCGATAAATGCCCGATATCGACTCCCCCCGCTTTGGTAAAGCAGATATGTTCACTCCACCAAGGCGGGTTAAGTTGCTTAATAAGTCGTGCAAGTTTGCGTAAATAATCTGTATCCAAACCTTCAGCACTGCCTAGCGATAAATTGATGGCATGGGGAATAATGGGGAAATGGCTAGCCAGCAGTTCTAACTCCTGCTGTTTTTGCATAGGTGCATCTAGATAATGTTCAGCAACAATTTCCAAAAAATTAACTTGCTGGCGGTTGAGAAACAAGTCACTTTTGAATGGTTCCCGAAAACCCAACCCCACGCCTAAAGTAGGGAGATGAGAAAACATTTTTCTTAACCCCCACAGCCGCCACAACCACCGCCACAACCGCCACCGCAAGAACTGCCACTACTACAAGAACTGCTACTACAAGAACTGCTGCTAGAAGAACTACTACTACAAGAACTGCTACTACTACAAGAACTACTACTACTCAATGAAACACTACCACTCCATGAACTCCTACTAGATGAACTTCTAGACGACCTTGTGTATGTGCTAGTTGTCCTACCGTAATCTATTGGGGGAAAGAATGCTTTGTGGTAGGAGTCGTAGGAGGTTCCCGCCAAGGCTTCAACGCCAAAGAGTGCCACCAGCAAGTTGTAGTCATATATAGAAGGGTTAGCAAACCTTACCTTAGTTCTCAGTTGGGCGAATGTTTGCTGGAGTTGTTGCAGATACCTTTTTCCCCGATGACTGAGGTGCGATCGCCTGCTAACTAACCACAAAAGAAAGATAATGGAGATGACACCCATTGCAATTAAAAAACCCACGTTATAGCGTCCCTTACCCAAAGCGATAAGAAGCTTATAACCGCCCAAGCTGAAGATAATCATCGCCCCAATTAAGCCAACTTTAATATTCCATTCATGCCATTTGTCATCATGCAGCAGTTGTTCATTTTGCAACTGTTCTTCATAGCCATTACAGAATGGTTGTACTGTCTGGGTTGCCAACTTAATAGAATCCTCAACTGTGGAAGCAGCAGAAAAGTTATTAAACACCTGCTGTTCTATTGGGTAGAGATCAAATGTTTGGGGAGGATTTACTGCTTTAATGATCGCCTGTTTGCCGACTTGCAAATAATCTTCCACAATCAAATCAAATAATGCCACATGGGCAACTCCCGCTTCTAACGAACGCAAATAAGCGATTTCGTAAGGGTCTGGTTTCTCAGAAATTAATGGTAAAGGCTGATTTTTGGTTGGATCTTGGACTAACCGCCAGCAGGTTATTAACGTTGCAACAATTACAAAGCTATAAAACAGCAGAAAGTCTGGCCCGTACATATCTGCGATCGGATTATGCAGAAATGCATCCATTGCTTTGACTCCTTGTTAGGTAATTACTGAAAATACGAGAAATGAAATGTCTCAATGTTTGCAGCGTTTTTTTTAGAACATTTGGCTTTCTCAGGTTTTTAATTTACTTAACCATTGTATTATAGCACACGCTAAATTTTATCCGCCACCACAGCCACCGCCCCCATCACCACTACCACCGTCACCGCCACCACAGGAAATATTTGGATGGGTTTCCCTAGTAGCTTGCTACAATACCAATTTCAGCCTTTTCGGAAAACTCTTTCTGAAAAGTACAGGAATTACGCAAACAATAGCCGAAACCATTATTTTTATAAACTGTGTAATTTTACATTTTTATGAAAATAGCTAGTAGGGTGTGTTAGGCGCATATTTCGATATGAATTGTAACGAGAGATATGTGAAAAG
Above is a window of Nostoc sp. UHCC 0702 DNA encoding:
- a CDS encoding DUF692 domain-containing protein; the protein is MFSHLPTLGVGLGFREPFKSDLFLNRQQVNFLEIVAEHYLDAPMQKQQELELLASHFPIIPHAINLSLGSAEGLDTDYLRKLARLIKQLNPPWWSEHICFTKAGGVDIGHLSPLPYTKEAVEVLCRNIAEVRRWVDVPLILENITYMVALPGAQMTEAQFLTEVVERCDCGLLLDVTNLYTNAMNYGYDVHDFLQQLPWERIVQLHFVGGHWHDGILIDSHSQSTPLEVWQLMDEVVARVSVKGIVLERDENLPPFAELTEELAKAREIGRSRGRWG
- a CDS encoding TIGR04222 domain-containing membrane protein: MDAFLHNPIADMYGPDFLLFYSFVIVATLITCWRLVQDPTKNQPLPLISEKPDPYEIAYLRSLEAGVAHVALFDLIVEDYLQVGKQAIIKAVNPPQTFDLYPIEQQVFNNFSAASTVEDSIKLATQTVQPFCNGYEEQLQNEQLLHDDKWHEWNIKVGLIGAMIIFSLGGYKLLIALGKGRYNVGFLIAMGVISIIFLLWLVSRRSHLSHRGKRYLQQLQQTFAQLRTKVRFANPSIYDYNLLVALFGVEALAGTSYDSYHKAFFPPIDYGRTTSTYTRSSRSSSSRSSWSGSVSLSSSSSCSSSSSCSSSSSSSSSCSSSSCSSGSSCGGGCGGGCGGCGG